Below is a genomic region from Rhododendron vialii isolate Sample 1 chromosome 5a, ASM3025357v1.
AGGTCCTTCGAAGTAATAGGCGGAATCATGATCTTTTTTATTGGTGAATTTCCAAATCATTTTAAAGTACCATGCTACCCATGTGTACAAGAAAAATCATCTCCTCAGTTATCAAGTTATACCATCCATAAGGAGGGCTCTCCTAAGCTAAAGACCACAAATTAGTGAAAGAGAAGATCAGGCATCTAAGCAATTAGAGAGGAAAATCCACTGAATGCGACAAAACAACAAGAATTGAAGTTAAAAACTGATGCACGCCAACGTCCATAACACAGAAAATACTGCAAACCTAGTTAAAACACACTGAAGGAGAAGTGTTTGAAGTCCAAGATTTGCCATCCAAGAAAGTAAAGCCTGCCCCGAAGCATATAAAATATTCGAGAGTAAACCTTTCCGCCGAACTTTTAGCCTTTAGTCCTCTGCTTCTCCGATAAAAGACATGTTGAgttgtaaatattttttaaaaagcattACTTGTCAGGTTTGCATAGTTTTTTCttaactcttttctttttacacccctttctttttatattatccatattttcatttacaaaacacgCATATCTAACTTATAGTTAATAACTATGAAAAGAAGGAGGGTGACAAAGAGTGGGAGTTGTATTACCTTGGTTAGCTTTTCTTCGACAAATATAAAGAGGTCACTTTTTAGTTACATATGGAAAGCCTACCAACGTATACAAAGGTTCCGATTCAccccctcttctttttttctttggctAAAGATGAATAGAATACGAAACATGAGTGAAAAGTTGAAAGGCAATAAACTAAACATGTAATATATTATAACTTAAGGTGGACAACAAGGGCCGATTTTCTAACATAATATTACTACCGGTACTTGTTTATACTCTAGTGGTCCCTCCTTTGAAGATTCTTTAGCCGCAGAGTTGTGAGAATGATACAAACAAAACAATAGCACAAAcatatctaataaaatactCATTCCTAGAAGTGTTCAATTTTATAGTTCCCTGACAGTGTGTTCTGACCCCCAGTAGTTGAGTTCGAAGCGAAGTGAAGCGATTAGccccattttttttgggatttgggttttaaacttaaaaaaaattgtttcttcACTACCCAAATGGGCCTAAACTTCTTTGCAGCTAGTTCCAACTCCATTGAGAACAATAACAGAGAGCTGTCGGCACCCTTTTTGGGGAATTTaggttttaaagaaaaaatattgtTTATTCAGTACCCAAATCAGCCAAAACTTCTTCTTTGAAACTAGTTCCACCTCCGATCTATCAAGAACAACGAagaccaatttttaaaaaagaaaaaaacccactACCCATATAGTCGACTTCGGAATTATCGTCCAACAAAACGATTTCTACAAAAGATAAAACTCACCTTGGCACAGGATAAGAGAGGGAGAACAACGAagaccaatttttaaaaaagaaaaaaacccactACCCATATCGTCGACTTCGGAATCATCGGCCAACAAAACGATTTCTACAAAAGAAAAACCCAACTTGGCATGGGATACGAGAGGGAGTGGATTATACCTGTATTCCTGAGATTCTCCGGCGAGTGGAGCTCAGAACGTCGACTTCAGAATCATCGTCGacttcggagagagagagggacagagATGTGCGAAGAGGGAAAGAGAGGAATTGTGAGTTGGAATTTCTCAATTCATTGAATTTAACCCCTCCCAAACGACGTCGTTTAACCCTATTTTAATTTTAGAGGCAATTTTTCGCCTTGTACGGAAATTCGGAGTCCCGCCAAGCCATCAGGTTTTTTCCCCTGAGTGGCGCCAAAAAGTTGGGGAAAAATTAGCGACAAAATTTTTGGTGGCGCTATTTGCAACGCACTTCTTGCTACTCGCAGTCGATTAAAATTTTTATCAAttatggacaaaaatgcccttattcagtttgaccattttacccctaaaatctcatgttatttgaccattttaccctcttACATAATTCAttacatacaaccacaaaaatcaTCTCATGtccatccctccctccctccctcccagaacatacaaccacaaaaaatcTTCCCGTCCATCCCTCCCTCCCGAAACGTCTCCTCCCTCCCCCATTCAAACTCCTCCATTTTCATCCCTACCCAGCTGCCATCACCCACCACAAGGCCCCTCCTACCAGCAGCCAAGTCTGCCTATCTTCCtcctttcctcttcttcctaCATTGTCAATGGAAACCTCGATTGCTTCTTCTCCCTCCATtgataaacaagaaaaagttgacCCATCAATACACCACAATTTGGAGTCGGAAGATCACACAATGGATGTTGAGAAACATGTCACAGATGTTGTAGTGACGGAGCAAAAATCGCAGCAAGAGGTAAGCCCGCCCATTTCAATTTCAGAAgccctccattttcaatttcagttctggCCCGACACAGTTGGACACGCAGTGCCAAAACTTTACCAAATTTTCGAACTCTAATAtctgaattatgtacaactattcggatattaatatccgaatttATTGCTAGTTTttagatattaatatctgaatgaAACTGCAGAGAATCCTGCACTTACAGTAGGATACACAGTACCAAaactttactaacttttcaGACTCTAATGtctgaattatgtacaactatttggatattaatatccgaatattGTCAACATTGTTGGACTCTTATATCCGAATCTAGTGCCagttttcagatattaatatctgaataaAACTGCTTAGAATCCTACACTTACCTGGTTTGTCTTTGAGTGTTACAGGGTGACACTTCAACACTTGGTAGTTATGTAGGGCCATCGACTATACCTACTTCGACTTGTCCTCCATACGATTATACGGAGCATTTTACAACGGAGAcgatgagtattttttttgatagagtGTTTATCTTGTGCAATCTTATATTACGggctataattttttgttatgtgtgtgTAGATTTTTCCATCCGATGAAGCGTTGGTAGATTGGATAAGATGCACTGGTAAACAACACGGGTTTATCATTGTGATTAAGGGTTCTGAGAAATGTATTAAGAATCGCACACCTAGGATGAGGTTTTCATGTGAAAGGAGTGGTAAGTATAGGTCGATTGTGAAGAAAGTTGATGGGAAGGAGGTAGCTGTAAAGAAGAGAGTGCGGTCCACGGGCACCAAAAATGTGAATgcccatttgaattgaaagtTGTAAAGGGCAATGATGGTTGGACTGTCTCTATCTATAATGGCACCCACAACCATCCTCCAGCGGTGTACTTGGAGGGTCATTCGTATGCCGGGAGGTTGTCGGCAGAGTAGACTAGCACGGTGGTTGATTTGCCAGTTGCTTTGGTGAAACCCAGAGAAATCCTAACCCATTTGAAGGTTCAAGATCCTGAGAACATAACGTCTATCAAAACCGTGTACAATGTACGACAAAAGTATAGAGTGATAGAGAAAGCTGAAAAAACTCAAATGCAACATTTGTTGGATCGGCTAGAAAAGTACCACTATGTTCATTGGACCCGTGGGAACAAGACTTAGAATGTCACGGAGTTGTTTTGGTCTCCCCCATCTGCCGGGGAGATATTACGTGCTTTTCCCCACGTGTTAATAATGGATTGCACATACAATACGAATAAGTACAAGTTTCCTTTACTTCAAATTGTTGGTGTAACATCAACGGAGATGACTTTTTGTGCAGCGTTTGCTTTTATGGAgtgtgaaaaaatgaaaaactacaTTTGGGTCTTGGAGAAGCTAAAAGGCATGATGGATCCCAACGCGCTTCCGTCCGTTATTGTCACGGATGGGGAGTTGGTGCTTATGAATGCCATCACAAATGTTTTCCCTCATGCTACCAACCTCCTATGTAGGTGGCATATTGGCAAAAACGTATTAGCCAAGTGTAGAAAGATGTTTGATGACAAGATGTGGGAGGAGTTTATTTGCAGTTGGGGCCTAGTCGTCCTTTCATCGAGTGTTGCACAATACGAGGAGCGCCTTCGTGTTTTGAAGCGTAATTTTGAAATGGTTCCTGCAACACTTGAGTACGTCGAGAAAAATTGGTATATAGAGGAAATGATTGTTGAGATTAACTCAAGGTTCAATGAGAGCATGATAAAAAATAAGAGGGTTTATCTTCTGAGCTCGCAGATTCAATTAAGCTCTCATCTTGaaccaaattattttgaaatccTTGAAAATTCGTGGTCGCGAATTTCAAGCTTGGGGTTGCTCGAGGTGGTGTGACTAAACTAATCTGGGACACCGATAATATATAGCAAAAGAGTTGTTGAGGTTACAAAATGTTTTAACATTTTTTCACTGTAATGTAAGAATATTACTGATGTATATATGCTATGGTGCAACATTAATTTTCGAGCAAGTGGCTTGAAAAGCACTGTCCTAATTAAACATATTTTCCATCATTTAAATGTTTGAGCAACACTATCATTTATGAATATTGATGGAGTAACGACATCTAATGTTTGagtaacaccaaaaaaaattagtttattcTCCTCGTATTTGCACAATACGAAGAGCGCCTTTGTTCCAGTCTTGTCAGCAAATAGAGTGTTGCCAAGGAGATAGTGCAAGTAAGCCCGTGCGCAACAATCAACCATTTCTTCCGAGTCCCCATCTACCACCTCACTAAAAGTTTCCATCAGCCATTCAAACTCAACGCGATTGTTTGTTGTAACTTTATTCTTCTCAACGTCCGCCGTCACACCAAGACACCTATGTACCATTGCCAAACACTCCTCCCTCGTCTTATCCACTGCATGCACCGCTAACCCCTCCACTTGAAGCCCAACAAGCTGCGGCACGTCATCCAGTGTAATAGTCATCTCCCCAAATCGAAAGTGAAAGCTATTTGTCTCCGGATGCCACCTCTCCACAAAGGCAGACAATAACACTTTGTTGCAGTATGAAGAAATAATCTGAGAAAGTGGAAACAATCCTGAACTTCTGACCCTCATAAGTAACCTCTCATTTGCCTCCGCTATTGACCACTTCTTCAAATTACGTCCATGTGAGTGCAGTTTCAGCAATGGTCGCTCCATACCGTTCCAAATATCAACAACAACATGGTTCCTAAAATCAATTAACAAACTCCGATCTTGTGGACCAACTGCCTCAACGTCTACCTCCTCTTGCCTCGCCTGACGCCCCCTCCCTCATCCTCTCCCCCGTCCTTGTCCTCTCCCCCGTCCTCGGCCTCTTCCCCGTCCTCTGTCTTGTGTCGTTTCCTGTATATTGCAAACAATAGTTTATTCTAATAAATGAATTATAAATGAAACATAAACGAAAAATTCtagagtagtagtagtagtagttgagTAAAATATATCTATCCAATTCAATGATAGAAATACAAAATTGTATTCTAACTTTCATGTACCTCGTCCTCCTGTTGATCGGACTCACGCTCATTCTCCCGTACATCAACATGTGGCTCATCCTCCCTTACATTAGCATGTGGCTCATCCTCCCCTACATTATCATGTGACTCATCCTCCCGTAGAACAACATGTAGCTCATCCTCCTGTACCTCCGAATGTATCTCAACATCCACATCCTTCTCTACCTGAACATGTTGCTCAACCACCACATCCTCCTCTACGTCTGAATGTACCTCAACCTCTTGCCTCTGCCCTTGTCCTCGTCTTTTGCCTCGTTTCCTTTCCAAAGTTAAAGCTTGCTCAGCCTTCCTCTTCCTTGCAGAAACGGTAGGAGGAACTCGTTTCATTTCCTATACATTGCAAACAATACGTTAGAACCGTAGTTGTCAAAATCGTACGATTTCCGCAAAAACGATACGAATCTATACATGAATCAAGGTTTATCACATTATTGCATTTGACTAATATGAAAACACATACAAAActatagtatttattttcctactAGGTACTAAAGTCTACCTCACGATGTTGCTCAACCACCACATCCTCCTCACCCCCAACCTCTTGCCTTTGCCCTCGTCCTCGTGTTTTGCCTCTTTTACTTTCCAAAATTAAAGCTTGTTCAGCCTTCCTCTTCCTTGCAGAAACAGTAGGAGGAACTCGTGTCATTGCATTTTCTATAAATTACAAATAATACATTAGTCTAACGCTTGAATTAAAGGTAGGTGAATTGGAtactaatttttgaataaagatacaTCAATCGGTGTCACACCCCGTGTCTAGAAACACCAAAAACGAAGTTTAACAAAGAATAAACTACTGTGTCAGGTAATACCAACGACAGGCCACATAAACCTTGGCTATAGAATTATATCAGCATCTATCAATGGTAACATGACAAAAACTTTccatcaacaagctttttacTTTCAAGCTCATAAGAGAAGTATTAAATTGGCATAAGACTTGCACATGTAATAAAATATGAGCCAAGTGTCAAGAAAACCCCACCTCTAACTTCTACACAAAAGATTCACCAACACGTCGCTCACGGCCTACGTATCTTGAACGACCTCAGAACCTCGTTAACACCTAGTACACAATTGATATCACCAAATCAcctttacaaaaagaaaaaaatcaagttactTGTACAAAACAACATATGAATGCATGAAATGCATGTCCCTCCCAAATAGAAGACtcaaagttgtatttttaaagACTAATCCGTACAGAGTTAAGAACCACGAATTTATAAGATCAAATTAGATATATAGAACAGAAACTactcaaaaaattagaataatacgACCTCGTTAGGTCGCTCAATTAATTCCACAAACTTAGACCACATGCTACGGTCAAAGTATTTCCAGCAGTGTCACACCAATTTGTAAAATCTGCCAAGATTAAAGTATACACCCAAATGACTTGGGATTTGGTATAACTCATAATAAcacatcaaagttcatccttgATTTTTCCCGAAATTTTATAAGCAAGAGAACCAACTCAAATTCAATCTCAAAGTCAGAAATTCTGTGCAGGAACACAGTTTTTCAGCAGAGCAGTCTGTGATCGAATATTCATTACAAATCGTgtacttcatattttttaatgatTCCATcaccaaaacaacaccaacttaACTATCTTTAAGACTCgaaaggacccataaccaataaacttgtctaagtataacaaatttgatgaaaaacgcAGCTTTGGATGCTGCCcagattttccaaaatttctCAACATCAATAGTAGTAAAcaacttcaaaattctacaAGTTCATGCTCATAATCCATCTATATACCAACCAACATGCATCAATCTTGGGTTTCCATGATCAAAATCATAATATCCATAccaattaacaatatttgagaaTTTAAGATGAATTAAGTATAAAATCACCATGTAAGCACTATAGAATCCTAATTCTTAAATCTCTTCCATGTAGGTTGATTCTATATACACATATTCATCAATACTCATAGTTTAAGGAAGATTTCTTACCAcaagaagagaaattttcagATTACATGTCAAACTCCAAGAAATTACTTCAAGTTCTTCAAGCCAAATTAGGGTtttcctattatttttcaatggagaagaaagaaCTCTGAGTGGGGTAATGTTATGAATGTTTATGGGCTCTCACACAATTGGATTCTAATGACTGAAATAGAGGGGACAAATCGGACTCTAATGTCCGAATGGGGTAAAATactttggatattaaaatccgaatgaggCAAAACATTTCAGATATTAAATTTCGAATGACCTTACCTTACAAATTCAGCTAcatattaaaattcaaaaattttgttaatcATTCCTGGACAATGACACGAACAATGTCAATGGTTCGTGTCATTGTCTAATCGGTTCACACCATATGATGAAAACGTCTAGAGTGAAAAACTTACGGAGACCGATTACAAAATTGGGCTAAAATACATACACAACTCGGGTATTGTAACATTCCTAAATtttagataaataaaaatttgaaatgttaatgTTTAATTCGTTAATTACTTAGATTCATTAATATGACTACTTGATTAAATGTATAATTAGAATTAATCATAAGTATTTATTCAAGATAATTCTAAaccttacatatatatatatgcatttataCTTATCTTGTATTCTCTCCTAACTAACTCACCCACACCCTAACATTTTTCCATCCCATAATTTATGGGATTTCCTCTCACCACTCTCAGCATCCCtctctcccactctctctccttctcttagTTCCCTCTCACACTCCATCACCTCCACACTTATCCCCCACACTCCTACTATCTCTACACTtgcaccccctctctctcacttctcTATACAAAACCCACACCTCttataatccgaaaattgataGTCAGATCATTTTCGTAGCTGCATAATTGTGGAGAGAAACACCCACCGCTCGACTAAAGTCAGCCCCGAGTTCTCCGCCGCCAccgtctttttcctttttctgaaaCCATCCAGAATccgttttttttcttgcttgtAACCGAATTCGAGGTAGTATAATCGCTCctctactttctcctaagtatataaatgtgttattatattagttgtaatgataggaattgaaaagaaacaaatccatGCATTGTGCGTTGAAGAAATCGAAAATTCCCGTTTTCTGTtcagatctgttttttttttgtgaaactatTCATATGGAAAATCTGATCCGTTCATCTTGTTCGTCTTGTTGAGACGATTCCGGAAAGGTATAAAAAGCCCATTTTCGATGTCGGGATTGATCACACGACCCGATCAAAGTTCCGGattaaaccatatatatatatatatatatatatatatatatatatatatactagtgtttacccgtgcctacggcactacgcactcCGGTTGGAATTGTCTGTGCCTATGGCACTTGCTAGttagtggctcaaacactaaatcaattcaTTAATGTGTAATATGTGATCATTTTCTTAGTGACACGAAAGAAAATTATCCGTGCGTACGACACTTccccaactaaacttttaagctagctataaagaactatcaatttgcttatggaatctcagtaaataccaagtaaaaaagttaaaatagcaCTATTATGGATCCCCCACCACATACATTAAACCCATTTTgcagaaatgaaagaacatattagaatccaaaaatcaaaaatctcaatgtaacttcaatcactaatagttatcaaacgccataaactaaccatataaggagtaaaaaaaattagttcggtCCGCAAGAAAAAAACAGGCTATCGAAAAAAGCTTCAGGCTTTGGTTGAAATACCTCAGTGTAAGCGATCACTGGATGCATAGTGCTTGCTTATGCCTACGACACTACCCCCATGATAACAGAAaaatgaaggaagaaaaagaaaaagaagggccTGAAAACATATGGACCTAGCTCGTAGACTACACTATTAAACTATTATTCAAAACGGAACGTCAAGAGgaatcaaaataacaaaactcgattatgtgtaacatttaacaacccacccacccacccacaccaaaaaaatcacccaaatttcTTGAATATTCGGAATAGACACAAATTCCACCCGAAACAGCAGctagattgaaatttaaacactacTTGCACCCTGGAAAGAAACAGACACCAAAAACTctcaaaaaaatcccaaaagaatGTTTCACACGgctttcaaaaaatggtttctttgttagaccAATTACCTTTGCTTTCACGGAACTTTCTTAACCCAACTTTTACGCAGCTTTCTTCAACCAGCTCGCcggaataaattaaaaattccaaaggaatgtttctttttttttttgataatcgaaaaaaatgtttcttggCCTAGTTTTTGACGGGATTTGTAGATCTCGATAGGAATTTGAAAGATGACaggggagagagggggaggggggggggggggggggaacccAATCGACAAAAGCTGCTGGGTAAAAAGAAGATATaacatttttgtgaaatatttgaaagattgtgggcactttcttaagagagttgaaaCACACACGTCAACCCTTGGATCAAGCAAATCTGAGccattgcaacaacttgtccccacacccttctgttttataatagagatatatgatatatatatatatatatgtatacctGTGTAGAAGTTCGTACAGTGCTCTGGGTAGATGATGACTGACGTCATCATGAAGCCATTCGTCAGAAATTACAGTTTATTCCCTGTGTTTTGGTTTATACTAAAATTTAATCCCAACCTacgtgaaattattattttacctCCTGtgctaaaattttaaacttttgggATACATCTATGactatttttttgggatttgtgATTTATTTTCTACTTCAAAAGGATTTAGTAACTAAAAGTATTAGGtttagaaaagaataaaattatttttggtattattatttttattgttaacgaccctaaaaagaaattaataaaaactattatcaatttacttgtcaacgaaccttaagggcatcggccaatcataaaatattatgtgtttacataCTTGCACAATACCAATTGCTATGCTTGCCTTCATTTTGAGATACatgttgtttgttgattaagctATTATGAAGTATTATTGTTGTAATAGCTAGATTGGACTTAGGTTCacggggtggttacgagtagtgactcatatagacgatattaagtaaatagaaattggtaaagtgttggaagtgtgagtatgtgaattgtgatttgagccatggtgatggcaagggtaacctatggggccctgtgttgaaatagGTTACTtgcggggcccggtgttgtgacgctaacgtatgatacgtcatggaaagtttctcttcgaggaagagaatgggttccatgagacggttatagttggtgagacgttaatgtatgatacgtcatgatAAGTTTCTCTTTggagaagagaatgggtcccatgagacggttatagttaacgtggggtagtggatgtccgaccctaatgtacgatacgtcatgggatgactcgatcctcctgttatggtcttaagtgagaacatgctcggtacataacttaggtgcgctcacctaggaccctggtgtaggataagcaagaggaagggtggacccatgagacggttgtagttagtggatgtgggaggaaaggatctcgtggagatgatccttagatttcatgtaagatgatggatagtaaagaaaaagaagatgtgttattattctgtacctctcgtatattatcaattgtgatattattgttatttttgaaTGTAATTGTAAGGTAGGGGGTTAGTAGGT
It encodes:
- the LOC131327528 gene encoding uncharacterized protein LOC131327528, giving the protein METSIASSPSIDKQEKVDPSIHHNLESEDHTMDVEKHVTDVVVTEQKSQQEGDTSTLGSYVGPSTIPTSTCPPYDYTEHFTTETMSIFFDRIFPSDEALVDWIRCTGKQHGFIIVIKGSEKCIKNRTPRMRFSCERSGKYRSIVKKVDGKEGNDGWTVSIYNGTHNHPPAVYLEGHSYAGREILTHLKVQDPENITSIKTVYNVRQKYRVIEKAEKTQMQHLLDRLEKYHYVHWTRGNKT
- the LOC131327529 gene encoding uncharacterized protein LOC131327529, encoding MDCTYNTNKYKFPLLQIVGVTSTEMTFCAAFAFMECEKMKNYIWVLEKLKGMMDPNALPSVIVTDGELVLMNAITNVFPHATNLLCRWHIGKNVLAKCRKMFDDKMWEEFICSWGLVVLSSSVAQYEERLRVLKRNFEMVPATLEYVEKNWYIEEMIVEINSRFNESMIKNKRVYLLSSQIQLSSHLEPNYFEILENSWSRISSLGLLEVV